The Synechocystis sp. PCC 7509 genome includes a window with the following:
- a CDS encoding MAE_28990/MAE_18760 family HEPN-like nuclease: MIITLFQDFELRSKEVSKYFIFLKNLEQGTVQLSMQDRGRKPKIQKINSDLEKTLKASGFLLLYNLVESTMRNAIEVIFDELRSQKISFDEVRADIKKIVLKNFKKCSTDKILENITKISLDIIAVSFDKEKLFSGNIDGKLIKEIAKEFGFSCKTDFRKTGDGKDLLTVKTNRNDLAHGIKSFAEVGRDKSADELLKIKSNVVKYLRGILLNIQEYLSNQEYLKP, translated from the coding sequence ATGATAATCACATTATTTCAAGATTTTGAGCTACGCTCTAAAGAAGTTAGTAAGTATTTTATATTTTTAAAAAATTTAGAGCAAGGCACAGTTCAGTTAAGTATGCAAGATAGGGGTAGAAAGCCTAAAATCCAAAAAATAAATTCTGATTTAGAAAAAACATTGAAGGCTAGTGGATTTCTACTTCTCTACAATCTAGTTGAATCTACTATGCGAAATGCTATTGAAGTTATATTTGATGAATTACGGAGTCAAAAAATTTCGTTTGACGAAGTCAGGGCTGATATAAAAAAAATAGTACTCAAAAATTTTAAAAAATGTAGTACCGATAAAATACTTGAAAATATTACAAAAATATCTCTTGACATTATTGCTGTATCCTTTGATAAGGAAAAGCTTTTTTCGGGTAATATTGATGGAAAACTGATTAAAGAAATAGCTAAGGAGTTTGGTTTTTCATGTAAGACAGATTTTAGGAAAACAGGAGATGGCAAGGATTTATTAACTGTCAAAACTAATAGAAATGATTTAGCCCATGGAATTAAGTCTTTTGCAGAAGTAGGAAGGGATAAGAGTGCTGACGAACTTTTGAAAATAAAAAGCAACGTAGTTAAATATTTGAGAGGAATACTATTAAACATTCAGGAATATTTGTCAAATCAAGAATACTTAAAACCTTAA
- a CDS encoding SDR family oxidoreductase, whose amino-acid sequence MSNTIFVTGATGNVGSQVVQQLIASGITPRVAVRSMNKAEALKKAGAEPVEMDLDRPETVQSALVGVDKVFLVSPFVPNMVELTAILIEAAKRANVQQIVKLSALAQPRIALSKWHSEMENAIASSGIAFTFLRPNGFMQNFVNAMAETIKSDNAFYLNAGEGKVSFVDTRDIASVAVAALITSGHEGQSYTITGSEALSHSQAAAILSQVLGRTINYVDVPEDPVRQGMQGAGMPEPTVNALLELYASYKAGQAATVSPAVEQVTGKQPISFEQFVQDYAEVWQ is encoded by the coding sequence ATGAGCAACACAATTTTTGTTACTGGCGCTACAGGTAATGTAGGCAGTCAAGTTGTCCAACAGCTAATTGCTTCTGGAATAACACCGCGTGTAGCAGTGCGTTCAATGAATAAAGCAGAGGCGCTAAAAAAAGCTGGTGCTGAACCTGTGGAAATGGATTTAGATCGCCCGGAGACTGTTCAATCTGCATTGGTGGGAGTAGATAAAGTCTTCTTAGTCAGTCCTTTTGTGCCGAACATGGTTGAACTTACAGCTATTTTGATTGAAGCCGCAAAAAGAGCAAACGTTCAGCAAATTGTAAAACTCTCCGCCTTAGCACAGCCAAGAATTGCGTTGAGTAAATGGCATTCTGAAATGGAAAATGCGATCGCATCTTCAGGAATTGCTTTTACTTTCTTGCGTCCCAATGGATTTATGCAAAACTTTGTTAATGCAATGGCAGAGACTATTAAATCTGACAATGCTTTTTATCTAAATGCGGGAGAAGGGAAAGTTAGCTTTGTCGATACTCGTGATATTGCTTCTGTAGCGGTGGCTGCTTTAATAACTAGCGGTCATGAAGGGCAATCTTACACTATTACAGGCTCAGAAGCATTGTCGCATAGTCAAGCTGCGGCTATTTTATCTCAAGTTTTGGGTAGAACAATCAATTATGTAGATGTTCCCGAAGATCCTGTACGCCAAGGAATGCAAGGCGCGGGAATGCCCGAACCAACAGTTAACGCCTTACTAGAATTGTATGCTAGTTACAAAGCAGGACAAGCAGCGACGGTATCGCCAGCCGTAGAGCAAGTTACAGGCAAGCAACCGATAAGTTTTGAGCAGTTTGTTCAAGATTACGCCGAGGTTTGGCAATAA
- the lgt gene encoding prolipoprotein diacylglyceryl transferase, with the protein MLPDISQLPLAIQFTSPGPVLFELGPLTIRWYGLLIASAVLIGINLSQYLAKRRQVDPDLLGDLIIWLIIGAIPSARLYYVIFEWSQYSQNPETIIRIWEGGIAIHGAIIGGAIAALIFAKVKNISFWQLTDLVAPSLILGQAIGRWGNFFNSEAFGSPTNLPWKLYIQPQYRPSQFADVAYFHPTFLYESLWNLMVFGLLMTLFFRGWKGQQLKTGTLFLVYLVAYSLGRLWIEGLRTDSLMLGWLKIAQVVSLTGISLGLAGLAWLYLYKRSLPDVAPVRKEDK; encoded by the coding sequence ATGTTGCCAGATATTAGCCAATTACCTTTGGCGATTCAATTTACGTCTCCAGGGCCGGTTTTGTTTGAACTTGGGCCGCTAACTATTCGCTGGTACGGTTTACTCATCGCTTCGGCGGTATTAATTGGGATAAATCTTTCTCAGTATTTGGCAAAACGCCGCCAGGTTGACCCCGATTTGCTAGGAGACTTGATTATTTGGCTAATTATTGGTGCAATTCCTTCAGCGCGGTTGTACTACGTTATTTTTGAGTGGTCGCAATACTCCCAAAATCCAGAGACAATTATTAGAATTTGGGAAGGTGGGATAGCAATTCACGGCGCAATTATTGGTGGTGCGATCGCGGCGCTAATTTTTGCTAAGGTTAAAAATATTTCCTTTTGGCAACTAACAGACCTAGTAGCACCTTCGTTAATTTTAGGACAAGCGATCGGACGGTGGGGCAATTTCTTTAATTCCGAAGCTTTTGGAAGTCCCACTAATTTACCTTGGAAGCTATACATACAGCCACAATATCGCCCTTCTCAATTTGCTGATGTTGCTTACTTTCACCCCACATTTTTGTACGAGTCGCTGTGGAATTTAATGGTATTTGGCTTACTAATGACGCTGTTTTTTCGGGGTTGGAAAGGACAGCAACTCAAAACCGGAACGTTATTTTTAGTTTATTTAGTTGCTTATAGCTTGGGGCGTTTGTGGATTGAAGGATTGCGTACCGATAGCTTGATGCTGGGATGGTTGAAGATAGCTCAAGTTGTAAGTTTGACGGGTATTAGTTTAGGATTAGCGGGATTAGCTTGGCTATACCTTTACAAGCGGTCTTTACCCGATGTTGCACCAGTGAGAAAAGAAGACAAATAA
- a CDS encoding winged helix-turn-helix transcriptional regulator, translating to MILPTSSSFCQEGTQKCYTYLMVRNYPEISVCNAECPSRQVLDLIADKWSAIAIYRLSKGTKRYNQLQKEIGGISQKMLTQTLRNLERDGIVNRRVYPVIPPMVEYSLTPLGETLIEPLSQLCKWAETHIPEVETARDRYDRV from the coding sequence ATGATTCTGCCAACAAGCTCCTCTTTTTGCCAAGAAGGCACTCAAAAGTGCTATACATACCTTATGGTGCGTAACTATCCAGAAATTAGCGTATGCAATGCCGAATGTCCCTCGCGGCAAGTTCTAGACTTGATTGCCGATAAGTGGAGTGCGATCGCAATTTATCGTTTATCAAAAGGTACAAAGCGCTACAACCAGTTGCAGAAAGAAATTGGCGGTATATCTCAAAAAATGCTCACCCAAACTTTACGCAACTTAGAACGCGATGGGATTGTAAATCGCAGGGTTTACCCAGTAATTCCGCCAATGGTTGAATATTCTTTAACGCCATTAGGGGAAACATTAATTGAACCATTGTCTCAGCTTTGCAAGTGGGCGGAAACACATATACCTGAAGTAGAAACAGCGCGAGATAGATACGATCGCGTTTAA
- a CDS encoding DUF262 domain-containing protein, translating to MSFKPETIPITDEQREAAEAEIREKQKPVDYDTKEYPIEILIQKYQDGIDNSTNELFIPDYQREMAWNEERQSKFIESVLLGLPIPYIFVADVREEEEDLARLEIIDGTQRIRTLAKFLNNKLILSGLKKLEQLNNFNFKDLPLARQRRFMRTTIRMIQLTENADEEIRRDIFERLNTGSVELNEMEKRRGIQRGPFLELIEELSKNSKLRNLCCFSDAAINRREPQEFVLRFFAFLNSYQNFNAKKINNFLDDYLESVNKDPSFKHETMQLEFLSMINFIEQYFPQGFRQGKNYDKTTTRIKFESLSVGVALALREQSNIKPQSTQWFNSVEFKEFTSGDGSSSKVKVIKRIEYVCDRILGR from the coding sequence ATGTCATTTAAACCGGAGACAATACCAATAACAGATGAACAGCGAGAAGCAGCAGAAGCAGAAATTCGTGAGAAGCAGAAACCTGTTGATTATGATACAAAAGAATATCCTATCGAAATCTTGATTCAGAAGTATCAGGATGGAATAGATAACAGTACGAACGAATTATTTATACCAGACTATCAACGAGAGATGGCTTGGAATGAAGAAAGACAATCAAAGTTTATTGAGTCTGTGCTTCTGGGTTTACCAATTCCCTACATTTTTGTTGCTGACGTTCGTGAAGAGGAAGAAGATTTAGCACGATTAGAAATTATAGATGGTACGCAACGTATTCGGACTTTAGCAAAATTTCTTAATAACAAACTTATATTAAGTGGTTTAAAGAAATTAGAGCAATTAAATAACTTTAACTTTAAGGATTTGCCACTAGCTCGTCAAAGACGCTTTATGAGAACTACTATCCGGATGATTCAACTTACTGAAAACGCAGATGAAGAAATCCGAAGAGATATATTTGAGCGTCTCAACACAGGTAGTGTAGAACTTAATGAAATGGAAAAACGCCGAGGCATACAGCGCGGCCCATTTCTAGAACTAATTGAGGAACTTTCAAAAAATTCTAAACTTCGTAATCTGTGTTGCTTTAGTGACGCGGCTATCAACAGACGTGAGCCTCAAGAATTTGTGTTGAGGTTTTTTGCCTTTTTAAATAGTTATCAAAACTTTAATGCGAAAAAGATCAATAATTTTCTTGATGATTATCTTGAATCAGTCAACAAAGATCCAAGTTTTAAGCATGAGACAATGCAATTGGAGTTTCTATCAATGATAAATTTCATAGAACAATATTTTCCTCAAGGCTTCCGCCAGGGCAAAAATTATGACAAGACAACTACTAGAATTAAATTTGAGTCTTTGTCTGTGGGAGTTGCCCTTGCATTAAGAGAACAAAGCAATATTAAGCCACAGTCTACACAATGGTTCAATTCAGTGGAGTTCAAAGAATTTACAAGTGGGGATGGGAGTAGTTCAAAAGTGAAAGTCATTAAGCGAATTGAATATGTGTGCGATCGAATATTAGGCAGATGA
- a CDS encoding alcohol dehydrogenase catalytic domain-containing protein: MKAAIVPALNSPWEIREVPTPEPSANQVLIKIGASGLCYTDVHITKGAIPTQFPRTLGHEPVGEIVEVGVGVTSRKVGDRVGVPWVQSGCRRCEWCLRGKKMFCQQQIGTGVQTQGSHAEYMLAYADSTMLLPDSISYEQAAPVFCAGYTVWSGLRFADPKPHEKVAILGIGGLGHLAVQYSKAAGFETIAITHSKNKEKLVRDLGADEVVADAEALQKMGGADVILVTGNSYKSASAALKGLRSDGRMVLMGISEEPLEVTGDIITNRSRIIGSMQNGDEYLYEALDYVAKGKVKVISETYSLNDISRVYDRVANGEVRFRAVITDM; encoded by the coding sequence ATGAAAGCTGCTATTGTTCCCGCCTTAAATAGTCCTTGGGAAATCAGAGAAGTTCCCACACCCGAACCCAGTGCAAACCAAGTATTAATTAAAATTGGTGCAAGCGGACTATGTTACACCGATGTTCATATTACTAAAGGTGCTATTCCAACACAATTCCCCCGCACGTTAGGACACGAACCCGTTGGGGAGATTGTAGAAGTTGGAGTAGGAGTAACATCTAGAAAAGTAGGCGATCGCGTGGGTGTACCTTGGGTACAATCAGGTTGCAGGCGTTGCGAGTGGTGTTTGCGGGGCAAAAAAATGTTTTGTCAACAGCAAATTGGTACAGGCGTGCAAACTCAAGGTAGTCATGCTGAATATATGCTTGCTTACGCTGATAGCACGATGCTCTTACCCGATAGCATATCCTACGAACAAGCTGCACCCGTATTTTGTGCTGGTTACACCGTTTGGAGCGGTTTGCGGTTTGCCGATCCCAAACCCCACGAAAAAGTAGCAATTTTAGGCATTGGTGGTTTAGGTCATTTAGCTGTGCAGTATTCTAAAGCTGCGGGGTTTGAAACTATTGCAATTACCCACTCTAAAAATAAAGAGAAGTTAGTCCGCGATTTGGGCGCAGATGAAGTAGTTGCTGATGCTGAAGCACTGCAAAAAATGGGCGGCGCGGATGTAATTCTCGTTACAGGGAACTCTTATAAATCCGCTAGCGCTGCATTAAAAGGTTTACGCTCTGATGGACGCATGGTATTGATGGGAATTTCTGAAGAACCATTAGAAGTAACTGGAGATATTATTACTAATCGCAGTCGCATTATCGGTTCAATGCAAAACGGTGACGAATATCTCTATGAGGCATTAGATTATGTCGCCAAAGGGAAAGTAAAAGTAATTTCTGAAACTTACTCTTTAAACGATATTAGCCGTGTCTACGATCGCGTAGCTAATGGTGAAGTACGTTTTAGAGCCGTAATTACTGATATGTAG
- the dut gene encoding dUTP diphosphatase — MKLKILKLNDAAIIPKYEHPNDAGLDLISIEELEIPSEESRLIHTGISIELPQGTEAQIRPRSGLALKHQITVLNTPGTIDEGYRGEIGVILINHGKNSFKVTKGMKIAQMIVTPVIHVEVEEVDNLNDTSRGTGGFGSTGITANV; from the coding sequence ATGAAACTAAAAATACTAAAACTGAATGATGCAGCGATTATTCCTAAATACGAACATCCAAACGATGCGGGACTGGATTTGATTTCTATAGAAGAATTAGAAATTCCTTCTGAAGAGAGCAGATTAATACATACGGGAATTTCAATAGAGCTACCTCAAGGAACTGAAGCTCAAATTCGTCCTAGGAGTGGTTTAGCTCTCAAACATCAAATTACAGTTTTAAATACTCCGGGTACTATAGACGAAGGCTACCGAGGAGAAATAGGTGTAATTTTAATCAATCATGGCAAAAATTCTTTTAAAGTCACAAAAGGTATGAAAATTGCTCAGATGATTGTTACACCCGTTATTCATGTTGAAGTTGAAGAAGTTGATAATCTAAACGATACCTCTAGGGGAACGGGAGGTTTTGGCTCAACAGGAATCACCGCCAATGTCTAA
- the dcd gene encoding dCTP deaminase yields the protein MIKNDIWITKMATEGMILPFEPQLVRKHQHDSVLQPVISYGLSSYGYDIRLSPAEFRIFRHIPGTVVDPKNFNPENLEQTQLHTDNSGKYFILPAHSYGLGVALEKLEVPANITVICIGKSSYARCGIIANLTPAEAAWRGHLTLEFSNSSSADCRIYANEGVVQLLFLEGEPCATSYDDRKGKYQDQAEVVTLARI from the coding sequence GTGATTAAAAACGATATTTGGATTACTAAAATGGCTACCGAAGGTATGATTTTGCCTTTTGAGCCACAATTAGTTAGAAAACATCAACATGACTCAGTATTACAGCCTGTAATCAGCTACGGACTTTCATCCTATGGTTACGATATCCGTCTTTCACCCGCCGAGTTTCGCATTTTTCGGCACATTCCCGGAACAGTTGTAGATCCAAAAAACTTTAATCCTGAAAACTTAGAACAAACTCAATTGCATACAGATAATAGTGGCAAATATTTCATTTTGCCTGCTCATTCCTACGGTTTAGGAGTAGCATTAGAAAAGTTAGAAGTTCCCGCAAATATTACAGTTATTTGTATTGGTAAAAGTTCGTATGCAAGATGTGGAATAATTGCAAATTTAACTCCTGCCGAAGCGGCTTGGCGAGGGCATTTAACTTTAGAGTTTTCTAATTCTTCTAGTGCAGATTGTCGTATTTACGCTAATGAAGGGGTAGTACAACTGCTATTTTTAGAAGGTGAACCTTGCGCTACAAGTTACGACGATCGCAAAGGTAAGTATCAAGACCAAGCTGAAGTTGTTACCCTTGCTCGTATATAA
- the cobM gene encoding precorrin-4 C(11)-methyltransferase, producing the protein MSQSELLQSTPITPLAPAVYLVGAGPGDPDLLTVKAQKLLMQADVILFADSLVPKQILELCRPDAEIIRTANKTLEEILPLMVEKVRSRKSVIRLQSGDPSLYSAIHEQMQALAAADIPFEVIPGISAFQAAAAKLKIELTVPGGVQTIILSRISGRTQVPATEELASLAAHKASLCLYLSARHIDNAQAQLLEHYAPETPVAICFRLGWVDEKILVVPLDRIAEVTQKENLIRTTLYVISPALQNTGEMRSRLYHPEHNHLFRP; encoded by the coding sequence ATGTCTCAGTCCGAGCTTCTCCAATCAACGCCAATTACTCCTTTAGCACCCGCAGTTTACCTCGTGGGCGCAGGCCCTGGCGACCCGGATTTACTTACCGTCAAGGCGCAAAAACTTTTAATGCAAGCAGATGTAATTTTATTTGCTGATTCCTTAGTACCCAAACAGATATTAGAGTTATGTCGCCCGGATGCGGAGATTATTCGTACTGCAAATAAGACATTGGAGGAAATTTTACCTTTGATGGTGGAAAAAGTGCGATCGCGTAAATCAGTAATTCGCTTACAATCGGGAGATCCGAGCCTTTACAGCGCCATCCACGAGCAAATGCAAGCTCTCGCCGCCGCCGATATTCCTTTTGAAGTTATTCCCGGAATTAGCGCCTTTCAAGCCGCCGCCGCCAAACTGAAAATAGAATTAACTGTTCCAGGAGGAGTACAGACAATTATCCTCAGTCGCATTAGCGGACGCACCCAAGTACCCGCCACCGAGGAATTAGCCTCTTTAGCCGCCCATAAAGCTAGTTTGTGCTTGTATCTGAGCGCTCGTCATATAGATAATGCTCAAGCTCAACTATTAGAACACTACGCACCCGAAACCCCCGTAGCTATTTGCTTTCGTTTAGGTTGGGTAGATGAAAAAATTTTAGTAGTACCCCTTGACCGAATTGCAGAAGTTACTCAAAAAGAGAACTTAATTCGCACAACCTTGTATGTAATTAGTCCAGCATTACAAAATACGGGTGAAATGCGAAGTCGTTTATACCATCCCGAACACAACCATTTATTTCGCCCGTAA
- a CDS encoding dCTP deaminase domain-containing protein yields MAILSDEDIKREIGEKLYIAPFNLTKLKGASYNLTASKLAWSLSSKKSIYDDTTNKIIIPASTTALIETHEVIWVSQEICGSYHSKVLQVSQGTGHIGTTLDPNYIGFSLIAVHNHSSNPIELVPERDEFVTIVFQYLYTKSSRELHGNTSGRIEILEQIGIKLTDEERLVFKEDFTYNSETLKTKMEQCEDYKKIKGNRENTAEIIQVQLNRKSINFKLMLIFFGIIGASVILYAVIANFSDQFWYASVTSVIDKVIPSIIAVVFGTWVGLSISPTMHPKNK; encoded by the coding sequence ATGGCTATTTTAAGCGATGAAGATATTAAGCGGGAAATAGGAGAAAAGCTTTACATAGCACCATTTAATCTTACAAAGCTTAAAGGGGCAAGTTATAACTTGACTGCTAGTAAACTTGCTTGGAGCTTATCATCAAAAAAGAGTATATACGATGATACAACGAATAAAATTATTATTCCTGCCTCAACGACTGCATTAATAGAAACTCATGAAGTTATTTGGGTTTCTCAAGAAATATGTGGAAGTTATCATTCAAAAGTCCTTCAAGTATCACAAGGTACAGGACATATTGGAACGACTCTCGATCCCAATTACATAGGATTTTCTCTAATAGCTGTTCATAATCATAGTTCTAATCCAATAGAGTTAGTTCCAGAACGAGACGAGTTTGTTACTATAGTATTTCAATATTTATATACAAAATCATCTAGGGAATTGCATGGTAACACAAGTGGAAGAATAGAAATTTTAGAACAAATAGGTATAAAACTTACTGACGAAGAGAGGCTTGTCTTCAAAGAAGATTTTACTTATAATTCAGAAACACTAAAAACGAAAATGGAGCAATGTGAAGACTATAAGAAAATTAAAGGCAATCGTGAAAATACAGCAGAAATAATACAAGTTCAACTTAACCGGAAATCTATAAACTTCAAATTGATGTTAATTTTTTTTGGAATCATAGGAGCATCAGTAATCTTATATGCTGTTATAGCAAACTTTAGTGATCAATTTTGGTATGCGTCTGTTACTTCTGTTATAGATAAAGTTATACCTTCTATTATTGCTGTTGTTTTTGGTACTTGGGTTGGATTAAGTATTAGTCCTACTATGCATCCGAAAAATAAATAA
- the rlmN gene encoding 23S rRNA (adenine(2503)-C(2))-methyltransferase RlmN has translation MGSLDQTQLPQTATVTLEQPGSSPLLGLNLQELTDWVISQGQPAYRGKQLHDWIYHKGARSFDDISVFSKQWRSSVSHVPIGRSTVHLRSQAPDKTVKYLLQLADNQVVETVGIPTEKRLTVCVSSQVGCAMACDFCATGKGGFTRNLSSGEIVDQVLTVQEDFKRRVSHIVFMGMGEPLLNTDNVLKAIELLNKDVGIGQRCITLSTVGIRSRIRKLARHELQVTLAVSLHASNQNLRAELIPSANTYSLTDLITECKEYVQITGRRISFEYVLLAGVNDSPRQATELAQLLRGFQCHVNLIPYNPIADADYERPTPRAIQAFVNALQQQQIAVSVRYSRGLEANAACGQLRTTTQV, from the coding sequence ATGGGCAGCCTAGACCAAACTCAACTTCCACAAACTGCCACTGTTACTTTAGAACAACCTGGTTCAAGTCCGCTATTAGGTTTAAATCTACAAGAACTAACAGACTGGGTAATCTCTCAAGGACAACCCGCCTATCGTGGCAAACAATTACACGATTGGATTTACCATAAAGGGGCGCGTAGTTTTGATGATATCTCGGTTTTTTCTAAACAGTGGCGAAGTAGCGTTTCTCATGTCCCTATTGGACGCTCTACAGTACATTTGCGATCGCAAGCACCAGACAAAACTGTAAAATATCTACTGCAATTAGCCGATAATCAAGTAGTGGAAACGGTGGGTATTCCTACCGAAAAACGCCTAACTGTCTGCGTTTCGAGTCAAGTCGGCTGCGCGATGGCTTGCGATTTTTGTGCTACAGGGAAAGGTGGCTTCACTCGCAATTTATCATCGGGCGAAATTGTCGATCAAGTTTTGACCGTCCAAGAAGATTTTAAACGGCGTGTCAGTCATATAGTATTTATGGGGATGGGCGAACCGCTATTAAATACTGATAATGTTTTAAAAGCTATTGAATTACTCAATAAAGATGTAGGTATTGGACAGCGCTGCATAACTCTTTCTACTGTTGGCATTCGTTCGCGCATTCGTAAACTCGCTAGGCATGAGTTGCAAGTAACTCTTGCTGTCAGTCTTCACGCTTCAAACCAAAACCTACGCGCCGAACTTATCCCTAGCGCTAATACTTATTCTCTGACCGATTTAATTACTGAATGTAAGGAGTACGTGCAAATCACGGGGCGACGAATTAGTTTTGAGTATGTTTTGCTAGCGGGGGTAAATGACTCACCAAGGCAAGCAACAGAACTTGCTCAACTGCTGCGCGGCTTTCAGTGTCATGTAAACTTGATTCCCTACAACCCCATTGCGGATGCAGATTACGAACGCCCAACTCCTCGTGCGATTCAGGCTTTTGTAAATGCCTTACAACAGCAACAAATCGCCGTTAGCGTGCGTTACTCGCGCGGACTGGAAGCCAACGCTGCTTGCGGACAACTTCGTACTACTACGCAAGTTTAA
- a CDS encoding thymidylate synthase translates to MTHSLIRETLYKPLYKPNQIICGTGQTVVATGWTVKESVSKHLQQHEYAGIGACYSPTRGISLLIRNLLANPNARYLVVINATKEDRNAGAGECLIDFFRNGFELGLTDTGKQCWLIRSKATGYIDIEIPREVLEQLRQLVEWVEAKTITEAVNKVKAYALREPLEPWSNPLTYDLATIEPTVLPGTRYGHRIEGRTIAETWVKIVHRIKTTGTIRPTGYDGQWQELIDLVAIVTDEPEEFYFPEPNYLPCDRTFINEYVSQILDDAPTVEGVKYTYGQRLRSHFGIDQVEQVIDKLSNDIDSARAVMSLWDVQDGEANNSPPCLNHIWVRVVDNELSLTATFRSNDMFSAWVANAMGLRALQKHILDRVCDRANHKLQMGALITISQSAHIYDDCWENADNLIQNQYKKLVAQRDYADPSGSFVITIQDDTIVVEHMTPGTGEVVNCYSSKSAKVLCRQIAADCPALQVGHAMYLGSELQKAELALSRKLISLYEQDK, encoded by the coding sequence ATGACTCATTCGCTGATTAGGGAAACGTTATACAAACCCCTATACAAACCAAATCAAATAATTTGCGGTACAGGTCAAACAGTAGTTGCGACCGGGTGGACGGTAAAAGAAAGCGTCTCCAAACACCTACAACAACACGAATACGCAGGTATAGGAGCTTGTTACAGCCCCACTAGAGGCATTTCGCTATTAATTCGCAATCTCTTAGCAAATCCCAATGCACGATATTTAGTAGTTATCAACGCTACGAAAGAAGACCGCAACGCCGGAGCGGGAGAGTGTTTAATTGACTTTTTCCGTAACGGTTTTGAATTAGGACTCACAGATACAGGTAAGCAGTGTTGGCTAATTCGCTCTAAAGCAACGGGCTATATAGATATCGAAATTCCTAGAGAAGTATTAGAACAGTTACGCCAATTGGTAGAATGGGTGGAAGCTAAAACCATTACTGAAGCGGTAAATAAAGTCAAAGCTTACGCGCTTAGAGAGCCGTTAGAGCCTTGGAGTAATCCGTTAACCTACGATTTAGCCACAATAGAACCGACAGTATTACCAGGGACGCGCTACGGACATCGCATCGAAGGGCGCACAATTGCCGAAACTTGGGTAAAAATTGTTCACCGGATTAAAACTACTGGGACAATCAGACCGACGGGCTACGATGGACAATGGCAAGAATTGATAGATTTAGTCGCAATTGTCACCGATGAACCGGAGGAGTTTTACTTTCCCGAACCTAATTATCTACCATGCGATCGCACTTTTATCAATGAGTACGTTTCACAAATATTAGATGATGCGCCAACGGTGGAAGGAGTTAAGTATACTTATGGGCAAAGATTGCGATCGCATTTTGGTATTGACCAAGTAGAACAAGTAATTGATAAATTAAGCAATGATATTGATTCTGCTAGAGCAGTAATGTCTTTATGGGATGTGCAGGACGGCGAAGCGAATAACAGTCCCCCCTGTCTCAATCACATTTGGGTAAGAGTTGTAGATAACGAGCTATCTTTAACTGCTACTTTCCGTAGCAACGATATGTTTTCCGCCTGGGTTGCAAATGCGATGGGATTACGAGCATTACAAAAACATATTTTAGATCGAGTGTGCGATCGCGCTAACCATAAATTACAAATGGGGGCATTAATTACTATTAGCCAAAGCGCCCATATTTACGATGATTGCTGGGAAAATGCCGATAATTTAATTCAAAATCAGTACAAAAAGCTTGTAGCACAAAGAGATTATGCCGATCCTTCTGGTAGTTTTGTAATTACTATCCAAGATGACACAATAGTTGTCGAACACATGACCCCCGGAACGGGAGAAGTTGTTAATTGTTATTCTAGTAAATCTGCAAAGGTGCTTTGTAGACAAATCGCCGCCGATTGTCCGGCTTTACAAGTTGGACACGCAATGTATTTAGGAAGTGAATTACAAAAGGCAGAATTAGCCTTGTCGAGAAAGCTAATCTCTTTGTACGAGCAAGATAAATAA
- a CDS encoding PDZ domain-containing protein — protein sequence MISPAQTAGLVEGDVIVGMNNQPIASIDDLHKLLTHE from the coding sequence ATTATTAGTCCTGCCCAAACCGCCGGACTCGTTGAAGGAGATGTAATTGTGGGGATGAACAATCAACCAATTGCTAGTATTGACGACTTACATAAATTACTAACTCACGAATAA